GAACACGCCGAGCACGACGGGGCAATGGCAGCTCCAGTTCGGCGGGCACCACCTCGCCTACAACATCACCTATAACAGCGGTGCGGTGACGGGCACCACGCCCAAGTTCACGGGCATCGAACCCAAATGCTGGTCGGTGACGGGCAGCACGCCCAAGTTCACGGGCATCGAACCCAAATGCTGGTCGGTGACGGGCAGCACGACCACCGTCATCAGCGGCACCTGCCCGGCCCCGGCACCAGCGGCAGCACGACCACCTACGCGCCGCTGTATCAGGAGCAGCAGGCGCTCGTCGCCATGCTCGCGGGCCTGGACAGCACGCAGCTCGCCAGCGCCAAACTCTCGCAGACCTTCAGCGACGTGCTGCTGGGGCCGGGCGAGGACGGCGAGTTTCCCACCACCAAGTCGGGCCTCGCGGTGAGCGGCCTGAGCACCGCGCAAAAGGCCCTC
The sequence above is a segment of the Deinococcus sp. YIM 134068 genome. Coding sequences within it:
- a CDS encoding DUF3500 domain-containing protein, encoding MLVGDGQHDHRHQRHLPGPGTSGSTTTYAPLYQEQQALVAMLAGLDSTQLASAKLSQTFSDVLLGPGEDGEFPTTKSGLAVSGLSTAQKALVLAAIAPWVQDVDDTTAAALLAIYEDELDSTFVAYSGNASLSSNADYVRIDGPSVWIEFVCQSGIVYRNEIHYHTVWRDHTRDYGASYSF